Proteins encoded by one window of Heliangelus exortis chromosome 5, bHelExo1.hap1, whole genome shotgun sequence:
- the LOC139796698 gene encoding nesprin-2-like, with translation MKSPLSQLVEPQITTKMNMLPRGTFASAGAPTVEELKTYTVQLGDLSQEANVVHAQDNVAEEVSSNLDRKLFELLLAISRCLNNMEEMLNTSVLSTEEAAVQQALYETLSVELQKLHADLSDKKDDLLKSISCAGGSTDVFCECFNNLQARLEQTQAATASRSNLMKAGLDHNSNYQNETRLLYDELAEKKASLQQCLNAIHGQDVSEQLQVISFEGK, from the exons ATGAAATCTCCTCTCAGCCAGCTTGTGGAACCTCAG ATTACAACAAAGATGAATATGCTGCCCCGAGGCACATTTGCTAGTGCAGGAGCCCCAACTGTGGAAGAACTGAAAACTTACACTGTCCAGCTGGGAGACCTAAGCCAAGAAGCAAATGTGGTGCATGCACAG GATAATGTGGCCGAGGAAGTCTCTTCCAATTTGGACAGAAAATTGTTTGAGTTGCTCCTGGCAATCAGCCGCTGTTTGAATAACATGGAGGAGATGTTAAACACCTCAGTCCTCTCCACTGAAGAGGCAGCTGTGCAGCAGGCTCTTTATGAG ACTCTTTCTGTTGAGCTGCAAAAACTTCACGCTGATCTGAGTGACAAAAAGGATGATCTTCTCAAGTCTATtagctgtgctggtgggagcaCAGATGTGTTCTGTGAGTGCTTTAACAACTTGCAGGCACGGCTGGAACAAACCCAAGCTGCCACTGCTTCAAGGAGCAACTTGATGAAGGCTGGGCTGGATCATAATAGCAATTATCAG AATGAAACCAGGCTGCTCTATGATGAGTTAGCTGAGAAAAAAGCTTCTCTGCAACAATGTTTGAATGCAATACATGGACAAGATGTTTCTGAACAGCTTCAGGTAATTTCATTTGAAGGAAAGTAG